The nucleotide window GCTGACCTGGGCGCTCACCCGCCATCCGGTGTCCATGACGCTGCCCGAGCTGCTCCGCGAGGTCCGCTCGGAGCGGCCGCAGGCCCGGAGTCAGGCGCTGCACACGCTGTCCAAGATCGGGGACCGGCAGGCGTGGCCGGCGATCACACCGGCGCTGTTGTCGGACGCCGACGACGAGGTGGCGCGGAGTGCCTGGCGCACCGCGGTCGTGCTCGTACCGCGGGACGGGGAGTTGGCGCTGGCCGAGGTGCTCACGACGCAGCTCGGACGCGGTGGGCGGGAGACGCGGCTCAGCCTCAGCCGTGCACTGGTCGCACTGGGCGAAGCGATCGTGCCGGCTCTGCTCACCGCGGCGACGGCCGCTGACCCGCACGTGCGCACCCACGCGCTCGCCACGCAACGGCTGCTGCGCGACCCGGACGCCGGATTCGAGTCGGCGATCGAGGAGGCGAAGCGCGTCGTGGCCCTCGACGGGGCCGGCCGAGGCGACGATAAGGCGTGCTGATCGGTGAGGTGGCGAGGCGGTCCGGGGTCAGTGCCCGCATGCTCCGGCATTACGAGTCGCTCGGCCTGGTGCGTCCTTCGGGCCGTACGGGCTCCGGGTACCGGGAGTACTCCGGGGAGGACATCCGGCGGATCTTCCATATCGAGAGTCTGCGTTCGCTGGGACTGTCGCTGCGCGAGATCGGGCGCGCGCTCGACGATCCCGGCTTCACCCCGTCGGCGCTCGTCGGCGACCTCATCCACCGGACGCGCGAACGCCTCGCGGCCGAGACCGACCTGCTCACCCGGCTGCGCCGGATCGAAGCCGCGGACCCGGCCGGCTGGGAGGACGTCCTCCAGGCCGTCGCGCTTCTCCAGGCCCTGGGGTCGAAGAGCGCCGACGCGCGCCAGCGCGCCGCCCTTTCCTCGGCCGACGGGATTCCGGTGCCGGTGGAGGCACTGGTGGAGGCGGCACTCAGCGAGACGGAGCCGAACGTCGCCGGGGCCCTTCGCTGGGCGCTGGCGCGATCAGGCGAAGACGGCGCCGCGCTGCTGGCGAAGGGCCTGGGCTCACCGGTGGCAGCGGTGCGGGAACGTGCCGTCCGGTCCCTGGCCGAGATGCCCGGTGATGAGGCTGCCGCGCGTTTGCGGCAGGCGCTCGCGCACACCGATGCGGTGGTGCGCGCTCATGCGGCTCTGGCGCTCGGGACGCGCGGTGCGGCCGATGCGGTCCCCACGCTCATCGACATGATCGCGGAAGGAAGGAACGACACCGATGCGGCCGATGCGCTGAGCACGCTGGCGAGCGGCGCCGCGGATGCGGACCGGATCGCGACCGGGCTCGTCGACCGCCTCGCCCACGCCACCACGACGGCGCCTGCCCGCGGACGGCTGACCCAGGCACTGGCGGGCATCCCGGGGGCGAAGGCGTCAGGCGCCCTCATGGAACTCGCGCATGACGCGGACCGCGCCGTCGCGCTGACCGCCGCGTACCTTCTTCGACTACGCCCCGCACGGTGACGGACCCGCCTGGGGGTGCCGCCTCCCACTGAGCGCTGATCCGTCGCGCGTCCGGCTGAGCGCTGTGGTCGGCCTCGGCCGACCACAGGTCCGGCAGGAGGTACTGGGCGGGCGGCCTCCGCAGGAGGGCCGCCCCCGGTTTCCGGTCAGCCGGTGGCGAGGAGTTCGAGGGTGTCGATCACGCGGTTCGAGAAGCCCCACTCGTTGTCGTACCAGGCGACCACCTTGACGTGGCGGCCGTCGACGCGGGTCAGAGCCGAGTCGAAGATCGACGAGGCCGGATTGCCCGTGATGTCGGACGACACGAGGGGGTCGTCCGAGTACTCGAGTACGCCCGCGAGCGGCCCCTGCGCCGCGGCACGGTACGCCGCCAGCACGTCCTCGCGCGTCACGTCGCGAGCGACGGTCGTGTTGAGTTCGACGAGCGATCCCACCGGAACCGGTACGCGGATCGAGTCGCCCGACAGCTTGCCGTCGAGGTTCGGCAGCACGAGGCCGATCGCCTTGGCCGCCCCTGTCGTGGTCGGCACGATGTTGACAGCGGCCGCGCGGGCACGGCGGGCGTCACGGTGCGGACCGTCCTGGAGGTTCTGCTCCTGGGTGTAGGCGTGCACCGTCGTCATGAAGCCGTGCTCGATCCCGGCGAGATCGTCGAGCACCTTGGCCAGCG belongs to Streptomyces finlayi and includes:
- a CDS encoding HEAT repeat domain-containing protein — encoded protein: MTVTGQDTDAVRALHALEDARASVRLRAALEVGTTPDPRFVGKLVERCGIEPEFFVRDMLTWALTRHPVSMTLPELLREVRSERPQARSQALHTLSKIGDRQAWPAITPALLSDADDEVARSAWRTAVVLVPRDGELALAEVLTTQLGRGGRETRLSLSRALVALGEAIVPALLTAATAADPHVRTHALATQRLLRDPDAGFESAIEEAKRVVALDGAGRGDDKAC
- a CDS encoding MerR family transcriptional regulator: MLIGEVARRSGVSARMLRHYESLGLVRPSGRTGSGYREYSGEDIRRIFHIESLRSLGLSLREIGRALDDPGFTPSALVGDLIHRTRERLAAETDLLTRLRRIEAADPAGWEDVLQAVALLQALGSKSADARQRAALSSADGIPVPVEALVEAALSETEPNVAGALRWALARSGEDGAALLAKGLGSPVAAVRERAVRSLAEMPGDEAAARLRQALAHTDAVVRAHAALALGTRGAADAVPTLIDMIAEGRNDTDAADALSTLASGAADADRIATGLVDRLAHATTTAPARGRLTQALAGIPGAKASGALMELAHDADRAVALTAAYLLRLRPAR
- the gap gene encoding type I glyceraldehyde-3-phosphate dehydrogenase gives rise to the protein MTRIAINGFGRIGRNVLRALLERDSDLEVVAVNDLTEPATLARLLAYDTTAGRLGRPVTVEGDTLVVDGRRITVLAEREPAQLPWAGLGVDIVLEATGRFTSATAARAHIEAGAKRVLISAPADGADVTLAFGVNTDAYDPSAHTIVSNASCTTNALAPLAKVLDDLAGIEHGFMTTVHAYTQEQNLQDGPHRDARRARAAAVNIVPTTTGAAKAIGLVLPNLDGKLSGDSIRVPVPVGSLVELNTTVARDVTREDVLAAYRAAAQGPLAGVLEYSDDPLVSSDITGNPASSIFDSALTRVDGRHVKVVAWYDNEWGFSNRVIDTLELLATG